The Lolium rigidum isolate FL_2022 chromosome 1, APGP_CSIRO_Lrig_0.1, whole genome shotgun sequence region TAGTgaatacttctgagggaagaggagCTTGACTCCTTTTTGCAGCCTGCATCTGGATATAGTACTCCTTGAATTCAGTAGGTGTATACCTGACGAATTCAACCATATCTTCTCTGTCTTGCTGGGATTAGGAACAACAAAATCATTAACAAATGCATGTGTTATAATGTGAAAAAGGCAATATTTAGTTCAAATGACTAGAAAAAACAAAAATTTCAGTTATACACATTCAGCTGCCCGTGTAGTACATGCATCTATTCTGGAAAAGTGTAGTTCAAGTTATATGGAAAGTTTCACATTAAACTAATTGGATATAGCTAATGAACTTTGAAGCTAGCTTCCGTTATATGATTGTCAACCCCTCAGTGAGGTCAAACTGTATGTTagttctctctcaaaaaaaaaaagagctgtATGTTAGTGATGAAAAACAGATGAGGCTACCTGAATGTAGAGGTTCTTCCAAGCGCAGTCCCTGAGTTTAGCGTTAGAGGTGGCATTAGATGACAGGCCCCACCTCATACAATACCTTTGCAAAATGGAAAACAGGTAAAGAAAATGTTAGTCTGAGTCCAACTGCACAGGATGCAAACTTTCATAAAAAGGAGCAATCTTTAGCGAGCTTACAAACGGCGCCAAAGGGTTTCGTCAGATGCAGCGGCGTTCATGAAGCGGCAGACGAGGGCACACGAGATGAGGTCCTCGGAAGAGAGGAACTTGAATATCTGCAGGAACAGCTCTACAGGGATATTTGTGAACATGCCCGTGTCGATCTGAGGATGCTCTGCAGGCAAAGCCTTCCCTTTTCCCTTCTCCCTCCTCGCCCTCTTCTGATGCTCATCCTCGCTGCCGCTACCGCTGCCATCTCCGTCCGACTTCCTCTTACCCTTCTTAGCATCATGTATCACCGGCatatccttctcctcctcctgctcctgcagTCGATTCCCAATCACGACCAGCACACGGAAATCGAAAAATCAAGTGAGAGATGGGTCGAGCGGAACTTACATCGAGAGGATCCTCGTCGCTGGATCCGCAGAGGATCTCGAACTCTAAGAAGCTGGCGAGGCCGTCGACGTCGACGTCCTCTtcttcgtcgctgccgccggcgccggtTTCGCGCTCgccctcccactccagatctggcTGCGCTTCGTCGGGGTCGGAGAGGGGGTCGGGTTCCGCGTCCGGCACCTCGCGCAGCCCCTGCCCGTTGGCCATGGTCGTCATCCTCTCCGCCGTCcggctcgccaccgacggatcgccGCTCCTCCCTTACCCTGGAGATATTGGTGCGGTTGGACGATGCGTGGCGTGAACCACCAGATCGGAGCTAGATGGGCCGAATCTAACATGGGCCGAATGTACACAAAGACGGCACGTGACGTAAGAATGTGGGCTCTATTATTGATAAATTGGGCCCAATGTTCTTGGGATGGGCCGAATGTACCCTGGGCTGTCCGCTGCTTTCCTTGTGCctatgatttaaaaaaaaaaggccAACCAGGGCCACCGGAGCCAAACCTGGGCAAATTGTATCCTTTTGCATGTGGGGATTGGTTCTTTCAACACCTCCGTGTCACATTTGCTAGGAACAGTCGAATCGATCGTTTCCTTTTTCAACTTGGAAGGTGGTTCTTCTATCATCAGCACATCATAAGATATGTCGCAACCATTAATACTGCAAGATTCGGACAAGACCTTTGCTCATATTGTTGGAATGCACTACGTCGTCATGGCGGTGAGACTTCTTCCTTAACTTACGAAGCATTGGGATGGtagatatgtactccctccgtcctaagtTAAGTGGCTCGGATTTATATAGATTTGTATGCATCTAGAAGGCATTTTGGTGTGTAGATACATACAAATCTTTATTCGAGTCACTTAATTTGGAGTGGAAGAATTATTAGGACGCTAGTTTCAGTGGTTGTGGATCACATGCATGTAGATCTCTAACTCGAACGGTGGTCTTTAGTTTGATTTTGCATGTGTTAGTCTAGCTACAGAAGTATTTGTTGGTTAGCTCTTTAAAAAGTTGTTATAATGTGTAGATATGTGTATGAATCGATTTGATTGTAGTTCACTATATGAGGTTTCATCTGCCAATTAGGCCAATCTTTACTATTTAGTGTTTGATACGGCGTGTATTAGTTCGACTGCACTTGTATTATATATGTGCTTACTGTTAGATAAGGAGAAGGACACGGCGTCCACGCCGCCTTGGAGTAGACTCCAAGACTCCTAGCTACATACGGATATGTATTGTAATTGCCTTGTACTTGTATCTCTTTGGCATATAAATATATGAGGGGGGAGGCCGTGACTTTCATCACGCAGCCTCAAGTTCTATTCGGCTTTCATGGTCTCAGAGCACCAGCCGATCCTACCCCCCTCTAAACCCTAGATTTTTCGAAACCCTACCACATACCCCGCTGTCGCGATGACTCCGGACGAGATCACCAAGCTCGAAGCCGAGCTGAAGCAGCGTGAATCCCTTCTTCAGACGCGCAAGGACGAGCTCGATCGCCGTGCTGCCGAGATGGGCAAGGCCATCGACAGCAACCCTCCCCAAAACCCCTCCACCTACGTCTCCTCTGTCAAGACCATCGTCGCCATCACCCTTGATCTGCAGGACTCCAACTACATCAAGTGGCGCGAGCTCTTTCCTTGTCGCCCTCGGCCGCTATGGTCTCACCAGCCACGTCACCGGTAACGCCGAGGCcacgccttcggacacctcccccACCTCCGATTGGGCGCGTGACGACTTCACCGTCCTCTCCTGGATCTACGGCTCGATCTCACCCGAGCTCTTTGGCATCGTCATATCCCCTGGCTCGACGGCGCGACAGATCTGGGACTCCATCGCCAACCTCTTCCACGACAACAAGAAAAGCCGCGCCCTCGCCCTTGACGCGGAATTTCGCAACACGCCACAAGGCGACATGAGTGTCCATGATTACTGCGCCAAGCTAAAATCTCTTGCCGATGCTCTCGGTGATGTTGGTGAGAAGATCTCGGATGACACCCTCGTCCTCACGGTTCTACGCAGCCTCAACGAGCAATACAACCACCTCCGCTCCTTCATTCCCTACCAGGTGCCGTTCCCCACGTTCATGCAGACGCGCTCCGCCTGGTCCTCGAGGAGGCGCAAAAGAAGACTGATGCCAAGCACGCGGCATCTACCACGCTCTAGGCCAGCGGCAACAGCGTGCTTCCCAACGACGGCAACATACCGCACGCCGGGGGCGCCCCTCCTCCCACCGGCCATGGAAGCGGTCCTCCTTCTCTGCGCGCTCCTTCGCCCTTCCAGCCTGGCCGGGGTGGTGGCAACGGAGGCCGCCGTGGACGTGGcggtggccgcggccgcggccgtgacaGCAACAGTCCTTAGATGTTTAATCCCTGGACCGGCCTCCCTACGCGCGCTCATCAACTACAGCAGCAGCAGCCTGCGATGCCCTCCACATGGCAGCCCCGTTGGCGCGCCCCGACCCCCGGCGTCTTGGGGCCTCGACCAGCTCTGCCACCATACCAGGCCTACACCGCCACATGCTACCAGCAGCCCGCCAACAACATGATGATCGCCCACCAGCCGCAACAGCAACAACAGATCGACCCAGCTCTTCTTACAGCTCTCCAGAACATGCAGCTTCCTAGCGGCCAGGAGTGGGTCATGGACTCCGGCGCCTCGTCTCATATGGCATCCGATCACGGTATTCTCTCCTCCTCCGTCCCCTTTTCAGCACATATAATCATAGTAGGCAATGGTGCTTCTCTCCCTGTCACACATACCGGCTATCACACCTTCACCCTCAATTCTAAAAATTTCTTTCTTCGTAATATTCGGCTTTCACTTACCACTAGTCTAAGATAGGTTAATGTGCAGATTCGTATTTGAATTGTCCCCTTAATTTGATTGGACTTGACTGCATAGAGTTTCATTTGTTGTTGATTTTGGGGACAATTATTGTTTTTGGTTTGATGATTCATTTGGTCGTATATGCCAATTATGATTTATCTACAAACACACATGCTACCTATGCTAAGGGGGGATCATCTATTGAAATATGTGTGCTTGCTAGTATGACACACATTATTTTGTTGTTTACTTTTTTGCATTAGCGGATGACTAAACAGTGGCACAGTTTAGTTAAAGCGATCCACAAACCATGTACTAGTACACTATCTATGTATTATTTTGGTACGATAGGACCATCTTTGTGGTTTTTTTTGTGCTTATTATTATAAGGTAGTTTTTTTATTAATGTTTATTGCTTTGAACTATCAATTATGGCTAACTGTTCttcattgttctttattgttctagtGCTGATGATTAAACTATTGCACACTGTGTGTTCAAGGCCTCAAGGGTCAGAATAAGGCTTTCCCTGTTAAAATGTATTTGCATTGCTGATTATCTCCTTTCAATTTTTGAAGTACTTGAAGCTGAAGGTTGAGATCCTCGTCgaggttcctagagaaagaagctATAGCAAGAGGCTGAGAGGGAGCAAGGCCGGCAAAGATTGTACACTTCCATGAGGAGCTTTCTCCTACCCTCTTCCGCAAGGCGCTAATAACACCTAGGTTAGGGATGTCCCGATAACAATCACACTAAGACCAAAACTGGCTACGAGTGGAAAATAAGGCTGAAGGATTCCAACGAGTAAACAAATTTTGCCATTGATCACCGTGTTATGATAGGGTACTTCCTCACTTTCAAGTAGTGAAGCCAAATGTGTTTAGGGTGGTCATTTTTAACTATTCTTGCTCTGAGGTGATTCAGAAATGCAAAGAGCAAGAAGCTTCCCTATACATGACCGACATAGAAGACAACTAGGTTTATGTTAGTCGTGCGGGTGTTAAATACGATGATTGGTTATTTAAGTGTGTGTTGGTAAACTATATCAGGTTTATGGACTTTGTTGGAAATGATTAGCATTGTATTAACATTTTGGTTTTCTATACCAGTACAAAAAGACCCTGAGTGGGGCGATCCAAATGATCTTGACCGTACAATTTACATCCACTGGATCAAAACAGTTCATCATCAACGTTAAAACAATTGCCAGCCCGCCCGCTGAACGGCTCATTGTGGTCATCATCGGGCACTAAACAAGTCCTCCATGAACATGTCCCCTTCGCGCTCACGCCGCGGAACGGCGCCCCCCTCACACAAATCCGCCGAACCACTACAGAACTGCCCACCAGCCACGCCGTCCTCACACGAAGCCGCCCAACCAGCGTAGAATCGTCGACCAGCTACGCTGCAGAACCGGCTCACACGAAGACACCATAGAAGATAACAACTAGTCAGTTAAGTGATCCTAAGCTGGGAAGCGATTTAAACTTCCCATATGGTATATACTCTAAACCTATGGCTTAGCGGGTCTTGCAATTCCAATGCAATTAAGTTCTCAGGTATCATATATGAAAAAACTTACTTACCCTTAAAAAATGAGTCATATGGAAACAGGAGTAGATGCACATGCAAGCAGTTATCAATTGTTATTTTACAATTTTGGTGGTCGGTTAGAACTTAATGAAAAGTAATTTGGTAATTGTGTGAAATCAACAACTTAAATTTTACATTCTCTAGGGTAGCTTATTCCTTGAACAACCATGGGTATTGCAAACATGCCATCAAACAAGAAAAGGAAGACCTCTAAAGGTAAGGATAACCAACACATATATAACTGGAATGTGGGTCCATTCTCAGGAGAAGTCGCTATGCTCCATCCAGCGATGAAGGCAACAAAGAATTGTCTTTTGGAAACAATATCCCTTGGTGTCGATGGGCGTCGGCTTGAGATCGAGCAAGGCAAGCATCCTCCCCACGGTGTGCGTGAGGAACTGCGTCGCGGCGGCGAGCTCGTCGTGCCTGGCGCAGGACATCTCCTCCATGCGGCACCCCTCGCGCGCGAAGACACCGAGGAACGCctcggcgcgcgcgcggcgggcCAGGCAGTCGCCAACGCGGACCCTGTCAAACACGAACGGGTGGCCGGCCCAACCGCCGCCCGCCAATTCCGGCCCGAACATGGGGTGCGTGCAGATGATGTCGAAGTCCTCCGGGAGGTGCGCGAGGAGGAGCTTCTTGGGGAACTCCTTGACGGAGAGgacgtctgatgtctacgggtgcttctattcttgtagacagtgttgggcctccaagagcagaggtttgtagaacagcagcaagtttcccttaagtggatcacccaaggtttatcgatctcagggaggaagaggtcaaagatatccctctcaagcaaccactgcaaccacaaagcaagaagtctcttgtgtccccaacacacctaataggtgcactagttcggcgaagagatagtgaaatacgggtggtatgaataagtatgagcagtagcaacaacgccagaaaagtgctttgctgtccaggactggcgtgtagttgatggtggtaatattgcaggcagtacatatgcagtagaacagtaaacaagcagcgatagcagtatttaggagcaaggcctagggatcatactttcactagtggaaactctcaacattgcaatcataaaggaatataaataagcacctcactatgctattctgaattactcattggaaagataacgaactctaattcatcatgtaggcaaaccttaaagatgtattcccaagtactaatgaacaccccacgctgtcactttgagcattcacaggaggtactaacacaccacaatttcatagagacatccaactcaaatcataactcggtgaataagtattacgtgaaatatagcctaagagacccacacggtgcacacactgtcacctttacacacgtgggacaaggagtctccggagatcacataagtaaaatccacttgagcggcataatgacatctagattacaagcatcatcatatgaatctcaatcatgtaaggcagctcatgagattattgtattgaagtacatagggagagagattaaccacatagctaccggtacagccccttagcctcgatggagaactactccctcctcatgggagacaagcagcggtgatgaagatggcggtggagatggcagcggtgtcgatggagaagccttccgggggcacttccccgtcccggcggcgtgccggaacagagactcctgtcccccagatcttggcttcacgatggcggcggctctggaaggtttctcgtgccgtggcttttccgtatcgaagatttaggccagtgacctttttataggcgaagaggcggagtcggaagggcgacgaggcggtgacacactagggggtgatacgcgtacagcacgcgaccgttgggaaccccaagaggaaggtgtgatgcgtacagcggcaagttttccctcagtatgaaaccaaggtttaatcgaaccagtaggagccaagaagcacgttgaaggttgatggcggcgagatgtagtgcggcgcaaaaccagggattccggcgccaacgtggaacctgcacaacacaaccaaagtactttgccccaacgaaacaggtgaggttgtcaatctcaccggcttgctcgtaacaaaggattagatgtatagtgtggatgatgattgtttgcagcgaacggtagaacaattgcggtagattgtatttcagatgtaaagaatggaccggggtccacagttcactagaggtgtctctcccataagataaatagcatgttgggtgaacaaattacggttgggcaattgacaaatagagagggcatgaccatgcacatacatgatatgatgagtattgtgagatttaattgggcattacgacaaagtacatagaccgctatccagcatgcatctatgcctaaaaagtccaccttcgaggttatcatccgaaccccttccagtattaagttgctaacaacagacaattgcattaagtatggtgcgtaatgtaatcaataactacatcctcggacatagcatcaatgttttatccctagtggcaactgcacatccataatcttagaggtttctctcactcccccagattcacggagacatgaatccactatcgagcataaatactccctcttggagttaatagcatcaacttggccagagcctctactaataacggagagcatgcaagatcataaacaacacatagatataaattgataatcaacataacatagtattctctatccatcggatcccaacaaacacaacatatagcattacggatagatgatcttgatcatgttcggcagctcacaagatccgacaatgaagcacataaggagaagacaaccatctagctacgccatggacccatagtccgggggtagactactcactcatcactccggaggcgaccatggcggtgtagagtcctccgggagatgaatcccctctccggcgaggtgccggaggcgatctcctgaatcccccgagatgggattggcggcggcggcgtctctggaaggttttccgtatcgtggctctcggtactgggggtttcgcgacgaaggctatttgtaggcggaagggcaggtcagggggccacatgaggggcccagatgacaggtcggcgcggccagggcttgggccgcaccgccctaccatctggccgcctcgtggccccacttcgttgactctccggtcttctggaagcttcgtgtgaaaataggcccctgggcgttgatttcgtccaattccgagaatatttccttactaggatttctgaaaccaaaaacagcagaacaacgacagcggctcttcggcatctcgttaataggttagtgccggaaaatgcataaatatgacataaagtatgcataaaacatgtagatatcatcaataatgtggcatggaacataagaaattatcgatacgtcggagacgtatcggcatccccaagcttagtttacgctcgtcccgagcaggtaaacgataacaaagataatttacggagtgacatgccatcataaccttgatcatactattgtaagcatatgtaatgaatgcagcgatccaaacaatgtaaatgacatgagtaaacaaatgaatcatatagcaaagacttttcatgaatagtacttcaagacaagcatcaataagtcttgcataagagttaactcataaagcaataattcaaagtagaggcattgaagcaacacaaaggaagatgaagtttcagcggttgctttcaacttataacatatatatctcatggatattgtcaacatagagtaatataacaaatgcaatatgcaagtatgtaggaatcaatgcacagttcacacaagtgtttgcttcttgaggtggagagtgacaaggtatcaacttgtcaatgcctatggattgaaggctagggtttagttggaagtagagggcaagtagatctcgaaggtttcagccgaaaagtactcgacgattatgaaaactagggtttgtaaacaatgattcgatgatctcttcgtccctcgactccccctttatataggaggcggagccgagggtttcgttttgtacaagttacagagtccgggacggtttctaactcatcccgccagattacaaataacactttctattacaactctaactttccttaatatatcttgggctcccgaatcttcttattcttcgggtagtgggccttcagtaaaccccgggtactatcttcggcaggcccatttgggatgcctatgtcagtagcccccgagattttgcttgaatcgtagagtcagggaaaatctccactatttatttttattcgacagctTTAACTttcctatatttcttcacataaaattctatattgtacagggataatggtagttggggctagttcatctgacggatcaggtactagttaactgctctcgtggcaatccgcaaaaacctacttcaagatcacgtccctggacatgacctcgggatactggtgcaaacttcgacaggcgccgcttaaggtcttaccattctatcgagtcccagtaaaatttatcgggtacctaacgcgtccgttaggatttttcttcgtatctgttgatacggataaaagtagcggaagcgcagtcttcggcgatgccacgcccagcgaacggatccggggtcttaccttcgcaaatttgcggcattcggaaattgatcgcaactttggcgttccgagaatatattgtcgagtgctttttcggctgttggaatggcacattttatcgagtcaaNNNNNNNNNNNNNNNNNNNNNNNNNNNNNNNNNNNNNNNNNNNNNNNNNNNNNNNNNNNNNNNNNNNNNNNNNNNNNNNNNNNNNNNNNNNNNNNNNNNNgaagagggatttccttctcctccccgtcagaaaacaacattctatacaccatactatctaaagtagagtcagtagtaacaaaatgatgactcttcatagcagtaatatcaagtctcctaggggccaatggcacatcattaggatcaataggaagattaagatatgttaaaacgcgcagtgcaatggttcctccaaaaataggccccctgtagtcgggcggcgagcaataagagcaccaaggtgataggaggtttgaccagtaagtgcaatattcaggaaagcaagatggtagctagagatattactagtgttctccctaccaagaatgctagtagcaatgtagtatgcaaaatatttaatggcggggagttgaatgttccttatcttgccccgctgaatggtgcgacaatcatcgtcGGTGATCCCacggtagagctccagcaagtcccgggggttgtcatcaatcctacttgctgtacctacaggggcaatatccaaggcacaacaaaaatccttcaatggcatagtTACAGTATTACCATAAATCCTCGAACGCAACTGTTGGCTCAtagtgtttgttgttgaactggaaactctcgacgaagattttggtgagcaagtagtattgctccctttcatcgcccatataagtggttaaccctgccctgttgacaagggttaagaaatcctccagtatccctgcattccttagaaaatcataacatggaaaagtagaagcattaggaggaccgttgtcctcttcaggcgcgaa contains the following coding sequences:
- the LOC124697204 gene encoding F-box protein SKIP31-like (The sequence of the model RefSeq protein was modified relative to this genomic sequence to represent the inferred CDS: added 107 bases not found in genome assembly) is translated as MTTMADGQGLREVEPDPVSDPKEEQPDLEEEGEREIGAGGSDEEEDVDVDGLASFLEFEILCGSSDEDPLDEQEEEKDMPVIHDAKKGKRKSDGDGSGSGSEDEHQKRARREKGKGKALPAEHPQIDTGMFTNIPVELFLQIFKFLSSEDLISCALVCRFMNAAASDETLWRRLYCMRWGLSSNATSNAKLRDCAWKNLYIQQDREDMVEFVRYTPTEFKEYYIQMQAAKRSQAPLPSEVNDDKIILDKTVADQVSSWKSRRGLTDDAVKGHSCSGSTCLYTQIGDAYICEKTGRVHVCDDACREFVLDQSSGLLVCTISGHCFERFLCPDDEWDTCDTDQQQGGVTDEAEPFMGSGRFARAYQLGYDCADEKELEHALRFC